A stretch of Sphingomicrobium flavum DNA encodes these proteins:
- a CDS encoding energy transducer TonB has product MTLVVGGHVALVLMLSMMVVEVPASFSPPPLQTFEIDPPPPPEIILDRQELNLDVQREEALAAPAGPEGLASPVMLPEAVVELPAINPVAAAPLPNIGADARQGSGYNADDGAGAGGIGAGTGAATGGEGQGAGGGMRVSVIERTKFNIWDYNRTSRIAWRDASRVMVVVMVQTSGRATDCEVKVSSGNVDIDSETCRLVEDKVRFRPALDAQGQPYATPFGYIQHRPPVR; this is encoded by the coding sequence ATGACCCTTGTCGTGGGCGGGCATGTCGCGTTGGTTCTCATGCTCTCGATGATGGTGGTGGAGGTTCCTGCATCCTTTTCGCCGCCGCCGCTCCAGACTTTCGAGATCGACCCGCCGCCGCCGCCTGAGATCATCCTCGACCGCCAGGAACTCAATCTCGACGTGCAGCGCGAGGAGGCGTTGGCGGCACCCGCCGGTCCTGAGGGTCTAGCCAGCCCGGTGATGCTGCCCGAAGCGGTAGTCGAACTGCCTGCCATCAATCCGGTCGCCGCTGCGCCCCTGCCCAATATCGGGGCCGATGCGCGGCAGGGTTCGGGATACAACGCTGATGATGGCGCCGGCGCGGGCGGGATCGGCGCCGGAACCGGCGCAGCAACCGGCGGTGAGGGCCAGGGTGCAGGTGGGGGAATGCGCGTTTCCGTCATCGAACGAACGAAATTCAATATATGGGACTATAACCGCACCAGCAGGATTGCATGGCGCGATGCATCGCGTGTCATGGTCGTGGTGATGGTGCAGACCAGTGGCCGCGCCACTGATTGCGAGGTGAAGGTGTCTTCCGGCAATGTCGACATCGATTCAGAGACCTGCCGACTGGTGGAGGACAAGGTCCGTTTCCGTCCCGCGCTTGATGCGCAGGGCCAGCCCTACGCAACGCCTTTCGGCTACATCCAGCATCGA